In Meleagris gallopavo isolate NT-WF06-2002-E0010 breed Aviagen turkey brand Nicholas breeding stock chromosome 6, Turkey_5.1, whole genome shotgun sequence, the genomic stretch ttcttctctgtttcccaAATGGTAATGGTAGCCTCCTGTATTTCCTCTTCAAATCATACGTAAAACTTTCTCATGAAATCTGGTTTACCTGTTTGGTAAGAGTTCAAAGAGATAGCAGAGAAAGAAGCTAAACAAAATGCTTTACAATGTTGGAATTCTTGGTGCAGCTTCACCATCTGGAGGCTATGAACATTTCACTGTTGCTTACAATTCTGTCTGAATGAGGCGTAGTGCTTTCTTCATGTTCTCtattactgaaagaaaaataagtcagAACTGTAAAATATACTTAATGCATTTTGATTAGTACATTCTTCACATTGAAATTAATGCAGGATTATATATTTTAGTGCTTCCTATTGTAAATATTCTGGCATTGATACCAaagctgaaggcaaaaagtGTTGTGGatcaaaatgtttaatttaagGAGTTGAATATTGTCAAATCCCTTTTGCTTCAGCAAACATGATAATCAGATGTGACGTGCATATTTGTTGTGAGATACTGCACGGGTCTCAGATAGATGGTACAGACTACTAGTTCAACCTGAAAAATCACATTCCTTTTTGAAATATGGGtaacaagcatttttttttccccagtcctCTCCCACCACTGCCTATTAACATTGTGTAGTTGGATACCTTTGAGCATAGTGACTTTCGCCATTCACCAGCAAACAGCTCAGGTCTTGGTCCTGAAATTTCTCACCCATAATCTTTCAACTCATATCACCTGAGTAGACCCATAAATTCATTGGGACAATAGATGTGCTTAAGTGTTTCCTAGAACAGGTTAGACGACTGTAAATTATTGTTAAGTGCTCACAAACATTCTTTATTCATTACTTAGAGATCTTAACCGATTCTCAAACACAGACGATTGGCATGGCATGTATCTGGCTGCTTACAATATGAAATGCAAAGTAACACAACAAAATAGGCACTTACGGAACGGTATGTCTTGTGGTTCATAAGTGTACAGCCGATTAGAGTATCTTCCTGTGATATCAGCTCTCACCGTGAGAGATGGgtctgaaaaagaaactgtGTTAATTGCTGCTTTCCACAACGGAAAGCGGAGGGTGATGCCCATAGCACAGTCCTGTTTTTGAGAAGTTCTGATTTTGCCAGCCACAAAGTGCGAGGCTGTTACGCTCTGTTCCAACCAACTGCTTTTTATGTGGAGAAATCTTAAACAAAAGCTAATGCTCAGTTTTATATTACACAGCTATTTTTAAGAGATTGATTACACATACGTTTTGTCCATACTTGAAGAAAACCATCCTGTTTTACGAGTTCTGGGGTTACTCTGGGAGAGGCAGTTTGACTGGATGCACAAATAATGAGGGTCATGCATAATTAATGCAACATTTTCATGGCTTACCTAGAGACCAGGACTAAGATCTTGTGATTCTTACTGTTTCCATTGCAGGAGAAAATGGTTGTAAATACTGAACTAGTTCCCCTTCCAGGCTTTCTGTTAACTAATCACCTGACTCCTTTCACTACCTTGCTCTGAGCAGGGGCTTCATCTCACCTACCTTTGATGCCTCCAGTGAAAGGGAACAGGAATTGTGGGGCATGATTTACTTGATATATTTCAGAAGTCAACTTTACAATGCAGTAGATCATTGTTTAGATTCTGTTGACTATTGACTTGCTCTGTGGTAAGGTCTGCACTGTAAACATCTACATTCAGTCAGATATTTGACAGCTCTCTCCAAACTTTGTTCCTAACTTGCAAAAGTACAGAGCGCTAACAGGGGCTGACAGGTGCCCAGATGCTAACAGATATTTAAGCACCTTGCTCCAAAGTGCAAATGAGGTATCCTCCAGAACATATCTATAACCTGAGGAAGTTTACAGGGGCTGAAGCCTGTGATAAGATGAGAACCGAACTCAGGTATGCCAAATTCCATACTACTGCCATGGCAAAGACAAATTCtgagctattttctttttgcaaaataatttgtcTTGAAGTTTCTAGAGAACGACGCTGGCATAGATTCAGAGATCACATCTTCAGAAGATTCAAAAGTACTGTACATACCTATGAACATGATTCGAGGCACGTATTGTCCATCAGGTGACAGGTTTTTATCTGTGGTTTCATGCtggcaaagaaataaaagctaattattaaaatattcctATAAATTTAGCTGAAGTAGCATCACTTGTGAACAGTCTTGTACCAGAggacaaaaatacaaaaggtATGTATACACATAGAAATGcatatatgagggctgctctgaaagtaatgcttcctattttattgtgttggtcCATGACATCAAAGATGGATGCTCGTGATGTGGCAGTAGAAActaaaccttcccaccagtgttccattacattttgttgccatgcaacagacGGCAGTAGAGACAGTCTGAGAGAATGGCATCTGTTGTGGAAGTGCATGTGaggcaaaggtgtgtcattccatgcagaaaaaattacaCCTCTTGACATTCATTAACACTTGCTGAACTGTTATGGACagacatggtggatgtgagcacagtgaggcatcaggtggtgtgtttcagaagtggcagaaaaagaatgaaagacaaGCTGTGGTCTGGatagccatgcagatttttatgggtgtggcatgcaggctcttgtttattgctggtgaaaatgcatagctaatggtggtgactacgttgagaaatagttgtttttagctgagaattttctctatcaaacagtgtaaTCGTACCTTTTGTattgttgtaatttccatggaaataaatgggaggcattactttcagagccatctatatacatacatttaacTGAAATGCCAGATATGCTTAGCTAAAATATCATGAAAAAgtaagacaaagaaaatacagaccAAAAAGAGCTACTAGACAAACCTCCCCAAACCCTTCCTACCATGAGATTCAGCATAATGAAGCTATCTTGGGCCATTTCTTGTAtctcttcattttcagcaaaagCTTTCTTCAATGCTAGAAAAGACAGGAATATTTTTAAGTCCATCATAGACGTTGCCTTTCCTTCAGTGTTTAGGCACCAAAGACTGGTCCCATCATTCCTGCATCTGCTCATTCACATTCCTAGGAGACACTTTTGGGATCTATCATGGCTTTATGGTTTTTGATCTGTGTGTCAGTGCAACCTTCTAGCTATGAAAATGGAAGCTCTTTTCTGTCATTTGCGAAGCCTGTAGTTTCAGCAGATAGTGTCTCAGTTTGACAAAAGTGCATTATTCTCAGAAAATTCTTATTAGATCAATTTCAGTGGTATCGTCCTTATCTCCTTCTCAAGTTGCCAGTTCAGGAAGGCCAAACATTGTTAAACGTGTTCAGCGAGTCAGTAGCAAATATGTCTCAATTAATGTAAATTGACAGGTGTTTAATCATGGATAGCAGGACAGTAGCACTAAGCATTTTTCATGTTCATTTTTTGAGTAGATTCACAGTGACTTTTTTGTAAATAACAAATTCTTAGCTTTTCAATTACAGTTTCATGCacttacaaatatataaatagttctcttcttaaaaagatatttacaaaaatttaacactgaaaaaatcaaaattacCTTGGCAGTATTGACAGTCTTCCAAATGATGAATGACCATCAGTGGCTTGTtactttattaataataataaaacatgtAGTTagtttatttgaaaagaatgaaaataagtgattttgctataggttggaaaagacaaattgcatttcattttttgttaaaTCTCAGTGAAACCTAACAGGCATTCTGTGAGGAATGACAGACGTTTCTGTACAAGAGAAAAGGGATGCTagggaaagagagaagtggAGTTCCCATGTCTAGATAGCTTTTCTAAAGTAAAAGAGTCTACAAGAATGGTAAAGTGGTCTGCAGATCAGCTGTgatggtgtttttgtttttttttttatttcattacagTATATTGAGGGGTGAcaatataattaataaaaatgtctttcaaaactattttttaatctcttaCCTTTTTTTTGCTTGATAAAGCCCTTCTTCATAAGTTTGTACCCATGTTATTTCATCTCCCCAGCCTACAAATACAATAAAATGATTAACTCTTAGCTAGGTAAGTACTTCATAAGAAACTACATTTTTTACCTTGGTCAATAGCTGTACgcaaatagatttttcttcaaagcttACCAAGCATTGTAGATATATTAATCCTACATCTGCTAATAGGTGTATcggaatattaaaaaataaaccagcaaaacaaacaaaaacaatcaaaatacCTCAGCTGATTTACTATCCATTTCAAGTCTTTTGACACACTCAATAGAACTCTTTCTGAATACTCAGAGCTCCCTAAATTGGTGACAAAATTCTTTATAtcttcatattttctcttcatgtTGTCTACCACTAAGGAAGTGTGAGTGTGACTATCTGgcaagagggaaaagaaaaagaaattaaggaccattcagtaaataaataaatatccctAATGGCTGAGACTGTTATTCTGTAGATAAAAATGgatttgtagaaaaaaatttcatttgAGACTGAAGTTATGAAATTGAGTTTCAGTAGCTATAAGTTACCATCTCAATCTGTCTACTAACAGGtgtgtgaaaaaatatttttcactgagagtTCTTCAAGAGCAGCCGGGTTCCAGAGACTCAATTTGAGTTATTTGATTCTAAAATCACTGTGACTGACATACATTAGATTATCTGAAGCCTTCAGCCATATTCTTAAGAACAAACTGATGGAGTGAAatgagagggaggaaaaagatgCACTACTTAGTGTGTGACTAAATGCTGAAGAATCACGCCTCAGTAAGCGCATATATGCTTTCAATAACATACATGGTAAGAGCAGGAGGTAACTACATAAAATACCTCTCGATAATGTCTGAGgtgctcttctttcctttttgattgCCATAGCAAGGTTGGATGAGACTGCAATTAGCAGGAGAGACAAAGCCAGTGCTGAATGGAGCATTATTTCTCTAAAAAGTTCCTTTTCAGTGCAACAgggaaactggaaaacaaagcaacaggTTTAGTTGTATGGATTCATTACCTACTGTAGTGTAAATCAACTTGTCAATGACATTCTAATGGTCTATGCGATGGACAGTTTGGGTAGTTTCtataaatgttttgttgtatttttttagaGCAATAAGAATAGATAATCTTATTATGCAGCACTGCTTCGAGCGATCAAACTTCAGAGGCAAGAGACAGTTCTCTCTACTCTGTGATCCGGGGAACAAAGTTTCTACTTTTGGTCATCCACCATTTCATCCTCATGAACCAGTACAGTATTTTAATACAGGATCATGAAAATTTCAGGACAGTGCTACtatttttttgccctttttatttttaattactgtaaaCCATAACAGCATGGGTTTATTTTACATATAGTAGGATTTTTGGTCTAAAAATATCtttgataaagaaaattatttttattttaaattgctaACAAAAATTGATAGCTTAATGTTGTGAACTAGAATGTTAAAATAGTGAGATAAATTTCAAACAAATGTTCtgattttcagatgtttcttaCAGTGAAAactcaaacattttttctcttcttcatggctttttaaaattgatttctaGCTCAAATcctgcttaaaaaaaacctaCCCACCCATGTCCCAGTCTGCTTTTGTGTTCTAAAGGTGTTTACTTTTCTTCCTGATAAAAATTACTCTAAGAAGTTCAGTAACTTCTGTTCTTGATGAAAGTCAGAGAACAAAAGTTAACAATTGAGGAAAGATAACGCAAAGCCAAATACATCCAATTTTTGCCCAGTACAATAATATTCAGGTAATTAAAACTCCAGTTTTCAAATGATTTGCAATGAATTAGAAAATGTAATGCACACAGCCCAGGATATCACTCAGCCAGCTTGCTGATTCTCTGGagattcatttttcagagactGAGCTATAGCAGTTACCAGGATGACCTACTGAGAAAGTCCTTTGacttaaacacaaaaatattcaaatctTTCTCCAAAGCACGTTAGCCTGTATTTATGACAAATTTTTCACGTTGAATTTAGAAGTGACGTCCAGTGTGCAATTACAGCCTCGAGTGCTGGCAAAAGTGAATTCATGCTTCGTACGGCAGAGGCATGAAAAGTCCAGTAGGTTTTATCTTTGCTTTAGTGAAATTCTTAACACTACTAACATCACTGTTAGCTGTTTAATTTCTGATGAACAAATTCAAAGGCTGCTTTCAATAACTCAGCACAAGAAAAGTATTCTGTTCAaataactggagaaaaaaatgcactttaaaaagcagaaaacatgaaCTACCGCCATATTGCTGcaattctgtatttctgaagaattttccTTGGGTTATAATAAATTCATTAATTATAATACTTTTCCTCCTCAGTCTGGATCATCATCGTTCTCTTTCCCCCCATGTTACATCGCAGCTCTAGAGCTGTTCTTTGTTTCACATAATTTCCTCCTTAGGCTTGAtcatctcccctatgaagaaaggctaagtgaactgggtctgtttagccttgagaaaagacgactgagaggggacctgatccaggtttataaatatctgaggtgtggcggccatagcggtgaggcNNNNNNNNNNNNNNNNNNNNNNNNNNNNNNNNNNNNNNNNNNNNNNNNNNNNNNNNNNNNNNNNNNNNNNNNNNNNNNNNNNNNNNNNNNNNNNNNNNNNtcgcacgaatgtgcgtaagaacttcttcacggtgagggtgacggagcactggaacaggctgcccagaggggttgtggagtctccttctcaggagatattcaagtctcgcctggacgcctacctgtgcgacctggtgtagggaacctgctttggcagggggggtggtctcgatgatctctagaggtcccttccaacccctacaattctgtgattctgtgatcttatcTGTTGTTGACTGAGTTTAGAAAGTATCTCCTTGAGGCTTTGTAAATCTGCACATTAATATGATATTTGAAGATGATGGAATTCTAATAAAGAGATGTCAGTTCCCAGTTTTTCATAAGGAGAGACTATTACTTTTAGGTAAGCTTGGAAACTGAGAAATTTTTGAGAATAGGAATTCCATTCGAATTTCCCCCACATTGGTGCAAACCACTAACTTCAGTCAGCAAAATCAGATCATGTTCCCCCACTAATTTACTTCTGATAAATCAATTTTTATAGTAGCTCTCTGTGAAGCTTAGTGACTATTCTCAGCTTTAGTTTACCTGTCCAATgttaataataaaattcagcatttctATCATATCAAAACTCCATTTAAACATTAATAGTTACAGCTTTGAAATCATTCCAAATATGTCACTAAATCAGTATAGAATGAGTGAATCAGTTATGAATTCCGTGGTATATTTACAAAAAATCAAAGTGCAAATCTCTTCAAGTCACAGTTATTTAACTGAAGCTTAAACAGTTGATTATCATCATATTAAAAATCCACAGAGTTTTGGAGGAATAATTTACAGAGATGCAACTGAATGGAATTCAATATTCTAAATTTTTGATGTTATGTTCTCCAATGATAGTTgattgaataaagaaaaaaaagacagccaGCACCATAAATGTTGCCTTTATCTATCTATCAGAACAAACGTTTTGCTAACTAATCTCTTAGCAGTTATCATTTGTCTGTTTTATATTACTTGCTACATGTTTATCAAACAAAACTCATTTCTGTATTAAAGTTGAgaataagaaatgttttctcacCAGCAGTGGTTAGTCTTTTTCTTGATGGAAAgtctttttcctgaaattagTTAAAAGCCAGCGTGGTTTACACCCAGAACATCTGAACTATCCAGGTCTCTCTGTAACAACAGCAATCTGGGAAAAATGAGAGAGATCTTTTAGGTGGAGGCCAAGTTAATGCACTTCCACCCTCccccttccttttctgccaTCCCTCCAACTTTCACTCTTGTGGTTCCCATACTTGTACACTGAATCCTTGGATTTCTCTTCatcttggcttgtatcaggTGTCTTGTGTGAGGATTGAAAAGAAATAGTGGCTTATGTGTGTCTGTTGCTTCCCCCCTTAGACAGTTTGTGTCTGGCTTACGCCcaatgaaaaaagaaaccaccaaTGAAAGCTGGAACTGTAGGGGCTTTTGTTTCCAGTGAATGGCTGGGTTCACTGGTGCCTGAAGATAGGTATGAAGCTAATAGGAAGACACAAGGGTTACTTTGTGTAGAGGAATGTAATTAACAAATAAAAGTAACTTATTTTTgagggagaaataaaatactttattaaaGGGTATGGTTTAATTGTTGTTTTTGCAAATTGTGCTTTAAAAATGGTCTCATTCTTTGGATGTGATGCTTGATATAATTTTGACCTATCTTGATAAATATGGGAAAAACCCTTtaattctttctctttgcaCAGAGGAGGAATTACCTGGATCACTTTTCCCCTCTTCATTGGATAACCTTTGCACAGTTTATAGGAACTGTATGCTTAaagtttttcctccttcttgAAGCCAGCCTTCTTGTTTAACTTGGAAGCTTTAATCTGTTGATGTTTGTTGTCACTTACACGTGTGATTATTTATGTGTACttcttgttctgtatttttctattcGAGAAACCTTTTCAGCCAGCCCTCTGAAATTTGAGCATGAAAGGTTACCTTTTCAgattgttggaaatatccaaataattttgtcaggacggtatctctgataaaagcagattttattcgcgattgcaatggcgggcgtcccgcaagcaggagcgcacctatggacacaacacgacagcctttataccctgttttctcccccttgcctccccccctcctctgtttccccactggctgggtacaccaggttcacaatcttatcagaggatttacatttgttatttacttgttaatttgttcgttatctggtgtcagtcagtcgccatcctgttgtttccaagatgtctcagcgCTCTTCTTGtgttgatatggtgatttgcttccaagtcttcgttaaacaaggagcaacggggagggggggggaataatgccaggccttccgatgtctcttcacGCGCTTCCCCGagcatgccatgacttgttctctggtttgatctcgtgcaggatattcttgcagtgtgtatgacaaaatatacatatatacacctatttacacctatatacagagcgtgcgtccctgggaagggtcatctagaggataagtgacgtaaactatcagagatcttccccaagttaagcagaaaagactcccagaaagaactatgacagcggagatcatgaaataaaaaatatattatccaattctaatgcagaaataacatttgattcccacaagATGATATCTGTgattctctcctttctttctcataaACGTTTGCTGTTATGAAAGATCGGCTTTTTGTATCCAAACAGGCAAAATGTGaccttttgtatttttggtgCTATATTATAATTCCATTTTTTGATAGAAAATTCAAACTAATGCTTCCAGTTAACTGAGACTAGACAAAATGCAAGAACTCTGCTTTGTGGGCACAAATGCGGACAGTGCTGGGCTCACTTAGTGTGATAATCATGTCAGATCTGTTAACTGGGGGAAATCTGTCCAATCCTTTAGCTGAATAGAAATCTGAATTTGTTTAGTGCTTTGTATGAGAATTCATAGTATAAGAATAAAAGAGGCAATTAAGCACTCGAGGGAATTTCTATGAAAAAGAGATGTCCCAGTGACAATCTTCACACTGTTTGTTTTGTCATCGGTTGTAGCTTCTACTCACAAGGGTAGGTGTGGAATCTTGGGAATTACAGCAGACTCAGAAGAAATAACTCAGTTCATAAGTAAAAGAAAGTATGTTCAATCCATAtgagaaataacattttctgttttgatggtTTAAAATGTCCTCTCTGAGTGCCTGCAGAATTGAAACCTCCTATCTGGTGCTCCTGTATCTTTGGGTTCCATGGAGATGGATTTCTTCCTGGGCTCCAGGGCAGATATGAAAAGGATGATGAGGTGATGCACACCACTGCTGCAGTAATGAAAGGGAGTATTCAGACtccttaaaaatctgttttctccttcagcttctgTGATTTAGACACTTTAATGGGTCTACCA encodes the following:
- the AGR3 gene encoding anterior gradient protein 3; amino-acid sequence: MLHSALALSLLLIAVSSNLAMAIKKERRAPQTLSRGWGDEITWVQTYEEGLYQAKKSNKPLMVIHHLEDCQYCQALKKAFAENEEIQEMAQDSFIMLNLMHETTDKNLSPDGQYVPRIMFIDPSLTVRADITGRYSNRLYTYEPQDIPFLIENMKKALRLIQTEL